One stretch of Hevea brasiliensis isolate MT/VB/25A 57/8 chromosome 12, ASM3005281v1, whole genome shotgun sequence DNA includes these proteins:
- the LOC110635068 gene encoding RNA-binding KH domain-containing protein RCF3 — MSTALTPSKRPHDWNASETNGKGKWQKTAGLNSPNLSLKSLNGVVFRILCPASKTGSIIGRGGTIISQIRQETGAKVRVEEIVPGCDERVVVIVGSDKDIEVNNEQNGEDGDKNADVVEEGDDKKDHVEDNENKELVPAVDSSKSVKEISSLQKALVLVFERIVEAEPETVGRDEENSKPSMFILRLLVLSSQVGCLLGKGGSVIKQMSAESGAQIRILPRDKLPACASPSDELVQITGEVDAVRKALQSVAQQLLENPPRDNDSFPANSTGPSSHSFGYPLPRPEAYPPPYHSFNARGTTYGAGPRDFHESGIPGRMKPTSDIINFRLLCLDEKVGGVIGKGGTIIKTLQQETGCDIKVLEGVSDSEDRIILISGPVHPDDRISAPQDAVLRVQTRIARALPLPDGKEKTVIARLLVSSNQIGCLLGKGGAIMAEMRKSTGAYIRILGKDQVPKCASENEEVVQINGEYEVVQEALLQITARLRNHFFRDVFPSIDHPSNPAFMDQMPPFPPYVGRRELSPPFHAFHNFDGMGGPPPHGFRPHDDHSPFMHNIHRSGLPPHISERKPWGPQGLIEGGPPMGLPDFGPPQRRHSGFGGVNTPAIITSTTVQVVIPRSVVPVIYGEDGSCLKQIHQISDAKITITEPKPGATETVIIISGTPEQTHAAQSLIQAFVMSERESTSSLQ, encoded by the exons ATGTCTACTGCACTGACACCTTCTAAGAGACCACATGATTGGAACGCTAGTGAGACAAATGGGAAAGGAAAGTGGCAAAAGACAGCTGGCCTTAATTCCCCCAATCTATCCTTGAAATCCTTGAATGGTGTAGTTTTCCGAATACTCTGTCCTGCTTCCAAAACAGGTAGTATTATTGGGAGAGGTGGTACCATCATATCACAAATCCGTCAAGAAACTGGTGCAAAGGTCAGAGTTGAGGAAATTGTCCCCGGATGCGATGAGAGGGTAGTTGTTATTGTGGGTTCTGATAAGGATATCGAAGTCAATAATGAGCAGAATGGGGAGGATGGTGATAAAAATGCTGATGTGGTTGAAGAGGGTGATGATAAAAAAGACCATGTTGAGGACAATGAAAATAAGGAACTTGTTCCTGCAGTTGACTCGTCAAAGTCTGTAAAGGAAATATCATCCTTGCAGAAAGCCCTGGTACTTGTTTTTGAAAGAATAGTTGAAGCAGAACCAGAAACGGTTGGAAGGGATGAGGAAAATAGCAAGCCCTCTATGTTCATTTTGAGGTTACTTGTACTTTCCAGTCAAGTTGGCTGCCTTTTGGGAAAGGGTGGTAGTGTAATCAAGCAAATGTCTGCAGAAAGTGGGGCACAGATTCGGATTCTTCCTAGGGATAAACTTCCTGCATGTGCATCACCTTCTGATGAGCTAGTTCAG ATCACAGGAGAGGTTGATGCAGTTaggaaagctcttcaatcagtTGCTCAGCAGCTTCTGGAGAATCCACCCAGGGATAATGACTCTTTCCCTGCCAATTCTACAGGGCCTTCATCTCATTCATTTGGTTATCCTCTTCCTAGGCCAGAAGCATATCCACCACCATACCATTCTTTTAATGCTCGTGGAACAACTTATGGTGCTGGACCTCGGGACTTTCATGAAAGTGGTATCCCTGGTCGAATGAAGCCTACTTCAGATATAATAAACTTTCGCTTGCTATGTCTTGATGAGAAGGTAGGAGGCGTCATTGGAAAAGGAGGAACTATAATAAAAACCCTTCAGCAAGAAACAGGCTGTGATATCAAAGTTTTGGAAGGGGTTTCTGATTCAGAGGATCGCATTATTCTCATTTCTGGTCCAGTG CACCCAGATGATAGAATATCAGCTCCACAAGATGCAGTTCTTCGTGTACAAACCAGGATTGCTAGGGCATTACCTTTACCTGATGGTAAAGAGAAGACTGTGATTGCTAGGCTTCTTGTCTCCTCAAATCAAATTGGTTGTCTCCTTGGTAAGGGTGGTGCCATCATGGCAGAAATGAGGAAGTCAACTGGAGCCTATATTCGTATACTGGGGAAGGATCAAGTTCCAAAATGTGCTTCAGAAAATGAAGAAGTGGTTCAG ATAAATGGAGAGTATGAAGTAGTTCAAGAAGCACTTCTGCAGATAACCGCTAGGTTGCGCAATCATTTCTTTCGTGATGTATTTCCATCTATAGACCATCCCTCCAATCCTGCCTTCATGGATCAAATGCCTCCATTTCCTCCATATGTGGGAAGAAGGGAGCTCTCCCCTCCATTCCATGCATTTCATAATTTTGATGGCATGGGCGGTCCACCTCCACATGGTTTCCGTCCTCATGATGATCATTCTCCTTTCATGCACAATATTCATAGATCAGGCTTGCCCCCTCATATATCCGAAAGAAAACCTTGGGGTCCTCAG GGACTTATTGAAGGTGGTCCCCCCATGGGCTTGCCAGACTTTGGACCCCCCCAAAGAAGACATTCAGGTTTTGGAGg GGTAAACACTCCGGCTATTATCACCAGCACTACTGTTCAAGTCGTTATTCCTCGTTCTGTGGTCCCTGTAATATATGGAGAAGATGGTTCATGCCTGAAACAAATTCACCAG ATTTCTGATGCTAAAATTACAATTACCGAGCCGAAGCCTGGAGCAACAGAAACTGTGATTATAATATCTGGGACACCTGAACAGACCCATGCAGCTCAGAGTCTCATTCAAGCATTTGTGATGAGTGAAAGGGAGTCCACTTCGTCTTTACAATAA